In Xyrauchen texanus isolate HMW12.3.18 chromosome 32, RBS_HiC_50CHRs, whole genome shotgun sequence, the following proteins share a genomic window:
- the LOC127626023 gene encoding draxin-like translates to MEAPGSCFLLSLLLITLSQISDGSATPSANVKWSLIQSSSSITDAMQDPEMGLPHGNHRRRHGSREDRDSAGLLSRRPVSWPEDDGQSIEGLSPVRLEMGPGDRVRAGVPAQMQRGNPPTEGEFTRKGRGHGHGHLDEHRKQGGRREKGRAKGVLYDPESQLGSLLKDIKTFEDDSYTSLPNHNNAQPTDVPSSVSPILATTAVNEHPPTLAPASTKPQKSGRGKAHGEVLPTLDMALFDWTDYEDMKPVDSWPSSKRKDKRRSKNKSNGNSTLDADVIEPCDHHLDCLAGSCCDLREHECKPHNRGLNNKCYDDCMCEEGLRCYAKFHRKRRVTRRRGRCVQPERANSDQGAFITI, encoded by the exons ATGGAGGCTCCCGGCTCGTGTTTTCTCTTATCTCTGCTCCTCATCACACTGTCTCAAATATCAGATGGCTCTGCGACCCCATCAGCAAATGTCAAGTGGAGTCTAATCCAGTCCTCATCCTCCATCACCGACGCCATGCAAGATCCTGAGATGGGACTTCCTCATGGCAACCACAGAAGAAGGCATGGGTCACGTGAAGACAGGGATAGTGCTGGGTTGCTCTCCCGGAGGCCTGTGTCCTGGCCGGAGGATGACGGGCAGAGTATAGAGGGTCTGAGCCCTGTAAGGCTGGAGATGGGGCCTGGGGACCGGGTGAGGGCAGGGGTTCCTGCTCAAATGCAGCGGGGAAATCCTCCAACAGAGGGAGAGTTCACACGTAAAGGCAGGGGACATGGTCACGGGCATCTGGATGAACACAGGAAGCAGGGAGGCAGAAGAGAAAAAGGCAGAGCTAAAG GGGTTCTCTATGACCCTGAATCACAATTAGGCTCCTTGTTAAAGGACATCAAGACATTTGAGGATGATTCCTACACCTCCCTGCCCAATCATAACAATGCCCAACCCACTGATGTTCCCTCCTCTGTCTCACCCATTTTAGCAACCACAGCAGTCAACGAGCATCCCCCAACACTGGCCCCAGCTTCAACTAAACCCCAG AAATCAGGCAGAGGGAAAGCCCATGGGGAGGTTTTGCCCACCCTGGACATGGCACTCTTCGACTGGACCGATTATGAAGATATGAAGCCTGTTGACTCTTGGCCATCCAGCAAAAGAAAAG ATAAACGTCGCAGCAAAAACAAGAGCAATGGGAACTCAACACTCGATGCTGATGTCATCGAACCATGTGACCATCATCTCGACTGCCTCGCTG GTTCCTGCTGTGACCTTAGAGAACATGAGTGCAAACCTCACAACCGTGGCTTGAACAACAAGTGTTACGATGACTGCATGTGTGAGGAGG GTTTGCGCTGTTACGCCAAGTTCCATCGCAAGCGAAGGGTGACCCGAAGACGCGGGCGCTGTGTGCAACCAGAAAGAGCAAACAGTGACCAAGGAGCCTTCATCACCATCTGA